The Streptomonospora litoralis genome window below encodes:
- a CDS encoding class I SAM-dependent methyltransferase: MTSGQTASDATTVFAALHTTAGQRVLAAAAELVVEDPLKAATRLRRDAERALAASGDEAAAGVSPADLAGAALTQARLRARGREKFGGRADRMFFTAPGLEQATRGRVTGYRAARLAAALGTGARVADLGCGIGADTLGMAEAGLAVEGIEADPLTSAVAAANVTALGVADRARVREGDAAAVAPADYDAVFCDPARRTGRGRVFDPDAYSPPWDTVLDLAARAPASCVKAAPGIPHERIPEGAGAEWISVDGELKETALWQGAPAPARRRATLLSSAVSEPSVLEADPAREPAPTGPPARYLYEPDNAVVRAHLVAEAASLVGGALLDPDIAYITAERLVPTPFCRAYEIHEAMPFSLKRLRAAVRKRNAGTVTIKKRGSAVDVEKLRRDLRPSGPESVVVVLTRVRERPLCLLCSEVTAPPETSGT, translated from the coding sequence GTGACTAGCGGACAAACCGCATCCGACGCGACGACGGTGTTCGCGGCACTGCACACAACCGCCGGGCAACGGGTTCTCGCGGCCGCCGCGGAACTGGTAGTCGAGGACCCGCTGAAGGCCGCCACCCGACTGCGCCGCGACGCCGAGCGGGCGCTGGCCGCATCCGGCGACGAAGCCGCCGCCGGGGTCTCCCCCGCCGACCTGGCCGGCGCGGCACTGACCCAGGCGCGGCTGCGCGCGCGGGGGCGCGAGAAGTTCGGCGGGCGGGCCGACCGGATGTTCTTCACCGCCCCCGGCCTGGAGCAGGCCACCCGGGGCCGTGTCACCGGCTACCGCGCTGCACGGCTGGCCGCCGCGCTGGGGACCGGGGCCCGCGTGGCCGACCTGGGCTGCGGGATCGGGGCCGACACCCTGGGCATGGCCGAGGCCGGCCTCGCGGTGGAGGGAATCGAGGCCGATCCGCTGACGTCCGCCGTCGCCGCGGCCAACGTCACCGCGCTCGGCGTGGCCGACCGGGCGCGCGTACGCGAGGGCGACGCCGCCGCCGTCGCGCCCGCCGACTACGACGCGGTCTTCTGCGACCCCGCCCGCCGCACGGGCCGCGGCCGGGTGTTCGACCCCGACGCCTACTCCCCGCCCTGGGACACCGTGCTGGACCTGGCCGCGCGCGCACCGGCCTCCTGCGTCAAGGCGGCGCCGGGCATCCCGCACGAGCGGATCCCCGAGGGCGCCGGGGCCGAATGGATTTCGGTGGACGGCGAACTGAAGGAGACGGCGCTGTGGCAGGGCGCCCCGGCTCCGGCACGGCGGCGTGCCACCCTGCTGAGCAGCGCGGTGTCCGAACCGTCCGTGCTGGAGGCCGACCCCGCTCGGGAGCCCGCCCCCACCGGCCCGCCGGCGCGCTACCTCTACGAGCCGGACAACGCCGTAGTGCGCGCGCACCTGGTGGCGGAGGCGGCCTCGCTCGTCGGCGGCGCGCTGCTCGACCCCGATATCGCCTACATCACCGCCGAACGCCTCGTGCCCACCCCGTTCTGCCGGGCCTACGAGATCCACGAGGCCATGCCGTTCTCCCTCAAGCGGCTGCGGGCGGCCGTCCGGAAGCGGAACGCGGGTACGGTAACGATTAAGAAACGCGGATCCGCCGTGGACGTCGAGAAGCTCCGGCGCGATCTCCGCCCGAGCGGCCCGGAATCCGTTGTCGTGGTTCTCACGCGCGTGCGCGAACGGCCGCTGTGCCTACTGTGTTCCGAGGTCACAGCCCCACCGGAGACATCGGGGACATAA
- the guaB gene encoding IMP dehydrogenase, translating into MTQLFTGDGGKVLPPGLTYDDVLLVPSYSDLQPGQVDTTTMLSRNIRLRIPLLSAAMDTVTEARTAVAMARQGGAGVLHRNLSVEDQAAQVDLVKRSEAGMVTDPVTCKPDDTLADVEELSAHYRISGAPVTDADSRLLGIVTNRDMRFELDRRRPVREVMTPMPLITAPVGVSRDDAFRLLRENKVEKLPLVDSQGRLRGLITVKDFIKSEQFPDATKDADGRLVVGAAVGVGAESEVRARALVDAGADFIVVDTAHGHSSGVAEMVAKLKANSAADIVAGNIATRAGAQTLVDAGADAVKVGVGPGSICTTRVVAGVGAPQVTAVMEAAKAAGPAQVPVIADGGLQFSGDIAKALVAGAGTVMLGSLLAGVEESPGELVFINGKQFKTYRGMGSLGAMRGRSFSKDRYSQADVATEEKLIPEGVEGQVPYRGPLAAVAHQLIGGLRQSMWYAGTGTVAELREHGQLMQVTSAGLKESHPHDVQMTVEAPNYHGRR; encoded by the coding sequence ATGACGCAGCTGTTCACGGGGGACGGCGGCAAGGTGCTGCCGCCGGGGCTCACCTACGACGACGTCCTGCTGGTCCCGTCCTACTCGGACCTGCAGCCGGGGCAGGTCGACACCACGACGATGCTGTCGCGCAACATCCGGCTGCGCATCCCGCTGCTGTCGGCCGCCATGGACACGGTCACCGAGGCGCGCACCGCGGTGGCGATGGCCCGCCAGGGCGGCGCCGGGGTGCTGCACCGCAACCTCTCCGTCGAGGACCAGGCGGCCCAGGTCGACCTGGTGAAGCGCTCGGAGGCCGGAATGGTCACCGACCCGGTCACCTGCAAACCCGACGACACCCTCGCCGACGTCGAGGAACTCAGTGCCCACTACCGCATCTCCGGTGCCCCGGTCACCGACGCCGACAGCCGCCTGCTGGGCATCGTGACCAACCGGGACATGCGCTTCGAGCTGGACCGCCGGCGGCCCGTCCGCGAGGTGATGACGCCGATGCCGCTCATCACCGCGCCGGTCGGCGTCAGCCGCGACGACGCGTTCCGCCTGCTGCGCGAGAACAAGGTCGAGAAGCTGCCCCTGGTCGACTCCCAGGGCCGGCTCCGCGGGCTGATCACCGTCAAGGACTTCATCAAGAGCGAGCAGTTCCCCGACGCCACCAAGGACGCCGACGGCCGCCTGGTCGTCGGGGCCGCCGTCGGCGTCGGAGCCGAGTCGGAGGTGCGGGCGCGCGCGCTCGTCGACGCCGGCGCCGACTTCATCGTCGTCGACACCGCCCACGGGCACTCTTCCGGCGTCGCCGAGATGGTCGCCAAGCTCAAGGCCAATTCCGCCGCCGACATCGTCGCCGGCAACATCGCCACCCGCGCCGGTGCGCAGACGCTCGTCGACGCCGGCGCCGACGCCGTGAAAGTCGGTGTGGGGCCCGGATCCATCTGCACCACCCGGGTGGTCGCCGGAGTCGGCGCGCCGCAGGTCACCGCGGTGATGGAGGCGGCCAAGGCCGCCGGCCCCGCCCAGGTGCCGGTCATCGCCGACGGCGGGCTGCAGTTCTCCGGCGACATCGCCAAGGCGCTCGTCGCGGGCGCCGGCACGGTGATGCTGGGCAGCCTGCTCGCCGGCGTCGAGGAGAGCCCCGGAGAGCTCGTCTTCATCAACGGCAAGCAGTTCAAGACCTACCGGGGCATGGGTTCGCTGGGCGCCATGCGCGGGCGCTCCTTCTCCAAGGACCGCTACTCCCAGGCCGACGTCGCCACCGAGGAGAAGCTGATCCCGGAGGGCGTCGAGGGGCAGGTGCCCTACCGCGGCCCGCTGGCGGCGGTGGCTCACCAGCTCATCGGGGGGCTCCGGCAGTCGATGTGGTACGCGGGCACCGGAACCGTCGCCGAACTGCGCGAGCACGGGCAGCTCATGCAGGTCACTTCCGCCGGCCTGAAGGAAAGCCATCCGCACGACGTCCAGATGACCGTCGAGGCCCCGAACTACCACGGGCGCCGCTGA
- a CDS encoding GuaB3 family IMP dehydrogenase-related protein: MEIGLGKNGRRAYELEEIGIVPARRTRDPEEVSITWQIDAYRFDTPLMGSPMDSIASPETVIAMGRQGALGVLDLEGLWTRYESPQPLLDEIRELDDEAATQRLQEIYAEPVKEELIGRRIEEIRQAGVVTAARLSPQHTAQYHKAVIDAGVDIFVIRGTTVSAEHVSGRAEPLNLKQFIYELDVPVVVGGCATYTAALHLMRTGAAGVLVGFGGGSGHTTRSVLGVAVPMASAIGDVAAARRDYLDESGGRYVHVIADGGMTRSGDIAKALACGSDAVMIGSPLARAAEAPGGGFHWGSEAHHGELPRGERLNVGTIGSLSSILHGPSSISDGSMNLMGALRRTMATSGYSDLKEFQRVEVVVNPHR, from the coding sequence CTGGAGATCGGGCTCGGCAAGAACGGGCGCCGCGCCTACGAACTCGAGGAGATCGGGATCGTGCCGGCCCGCCGCACCCGTGACCCCGAGGAGGTGTCGATCACCTGGCAGATCGACGCCTACCGCTTCGACACGCCGCTGATGGGCAGCCCGATGGACAGCATCGCCTCGCCCGAGACGGTCATCGCCATGGGTCGGCAGGGCGCGCTGGGCGTGCTCGACCTCGAAGGGCTGTGGACGCGCTACGAGTCCCCCCAGCCGCTGCTCGACGAGATCCGCGAGCTCGACGACGAGGCCGCGACGCAGCGGCTTCAGGAGATCTACGCCGAGCCCGTGAAGGAGGAGCTGATCGGCCGGCGTATCGAGGAGATCCGCCAGGCCGGTGTGGTCACGGCCGCGCGCCTCTCGCCCCAGCACACCGCGCAGTACCACAAGGCGGTCATCGACGCCGGTGTCGACATCTTCGTGATCCGCGGGACCACCGTCTCCGCCGAGCACGTCTCGGGCCGTGCGGAGCCGCTGAACCTCAAGCAGTTCATCTACGAACTGGACGTGCCCGTGGTCGTGGGCGGCTGCGCCACCTACACCGCTGCGCTGCACCTGATGCGCACCGGCGCCGCCGGCGTGCTCGTCGGCTTCGGCGGCGGCTCCGGCCACACCACCCGCTCGGTGCTGGGGGTGGCGGTGCCCATGGCCAGCGCGATCGGCGACGTGGCCGCGGCCCGCCGGGACTACCTCGACGAGTCGGGCGGCCGGTATGTGCACGTCATCGCCGACGGCGGCATGACCCGCAGCGGCGACATCGCCAAGGCGCTGGCGTGCGGTTCCGACGCCGTGATGATCGGTTCGCCGCTGGCGCGCGCCGCCGAAGCCCCCGGCGGCGGGTTCCACTGGGGGAGCGAGGCCCACCACGGCGAGCTTCCGCGCGGCGAGCGGCTGAACGTGGGCACCATCGGCTCGCTGTCGTCGATCCTGCACGGCCCCTCCTCCATCAGCGACGGGTCCATGAACCTGATGGGGGCCCTGCGGCGCACCATGGCGACCTCCGGCTACAGCGACCTCAAGGAGTTCCAGCGCGTGGAGGTCGTGGTCAACCCGCACCGGTGA
- a CDS encoding glycerol-3-phosphate dehydrogenase/oxidase — MTAARMGPEERTEALAAMGSGELDVLVVGGGIVGAGVALDAVSRGLSVGLIEARDFASGTSSRSSKLIHGGLRYLEQLDFELVREALVERGLLLHQIAPHLVRPVPFLYPLTKHWERPYIGAGVTLYDTLAMSMGTARGLPHHRHLTRGSALRVFPGLRRDALVGAVQYWDAQVDDARYVLTVLRTAATYGAHVASRVQAVGFLREGEHVTGAQAQDLETGERIDIRAKQVVNSGGVWTDDIQEMVGGRGQIHVRPSKGIHLVVPRDRVQASSGLILRTEKSVLFVIPWGRHWIIGTTDTDWNLDKAHPAASRRDIDYVLDHVNSVLRVPLTRDDVEGVYAGLRPLLTGESDESSKLSREHTVAHPVPGLVLIAGGKYTTYRVMAKDAVDAVAHGLDGRIPQSVTHRLPLSGAEGYSAMWNQRRKLAHESGLHRARITHLLRRYGTMIDEVLALMKERPDLKEPLTGADDYLRAEVVYAAAYEGARHLNDVLARRTRISIETWDRGIAVAEEAAHLMAEPLGWSQEHIDREVAYYRKRIEVERSAQEQDNDNEANAVQHGAPEIVPAAASVDGV, encoded by the coding sequence ATGACAGCAGCGCGGATGGGGCCCGAGGAGCGAACCGAGGCGCTGGCGGCGATGGGCAGCGGCGAACTCGACGTCCTGGTCGTCGGCGGCGGCATCGTCGGAGCCGGTGTCGCGCTGGACGCCGTCTCGCGCGGGCTCTCCGTCGGGCTGATCGAGGCCCGCGACTTCGCGTCGGGGACCTCCAGCCGCTCCAGCAAGCTCATCCACGGCGGCCTGCGCTATCTGGAGCAGCTCGATTTCGAACTGGTCCGCGAGGCGCTGGTCGAACGCGGGCTGCTGCTGCACCAGATCGCCCCGCACCTGGTGCGGCCGGTGCCGTTCCTCTACCCGCTGACCAAGCACTGGGAGCGGCCTTACATCGGTGCCGGCGTCACCCTCTACGACACGCTCGCGATGTCCATGGGAACCGCGCGGGGACTGCCGCACCACCGCCACCTCACCCGCGGCAGCGCCTTGCGGGTCTTCCCTGGCCTGCGCCGCGACGCGCTGGTGGGGGCGGTGCAGTACTGGGACGCTCAGGTCGACGACGCCCGATACGTCCTCACCGTGCTGCGTACGGCCGCGACCTACGGCGCGCACGTCGCCTCGCGCGTGCAGGCTGTGGGCTTCCTGCGCGAAGGAGAGCACGTCACCGGGGCGCAGGCCCAGGACCTGGAGACCGGGGAGCGGATCGACATCCGCGCCAAGCAGGTGGTCAACTCCGGCGGCGTGTGGACCGACGACATCCAGGAGATGGTCGGCGGACGCGGCCAGATCCACGTGCGGCCGTCGAAGGGCATCCACCTGGTGGTGCCGCGCGACCGGGTCCAGGCGTCGTCGGGGCTGATCCTGCGCACCGAGAAGAGCGTGCTGTTCGTCATCCCGTGGGGCCGGCACTGGATCATCGGCACCACCGACACCGACTGGAACCTGGACAAGGCGCACCCGGCGGCGAGCCGGCGCGACATCGACTACGTTCTCGACCACGTCAACTCCGTCCTCCGTGTCCCGCTGACCAGGGACGACGTCGAAGGTGTGTACGCGGGGCTGCGCCCGTTGCTGACCGGGGAGTCCGACGAGAGCTCCAAGCTGTCGCGCGAGCACACCGTGGCCCATCCGGTGCCGGGGCTGGTGCTGATCGCGGGCGGCAAGTACACCACCTACCGGGTGATGGCCAAGGACGCCGTGGACGCCGTCGCCCACGGTCTCGACGGCCGCATCCCGCAGTCGGTGACCCACCGGCTGCCACTCTCCGGCGCCGAAGGCTACTCCGCGATGTGGAACCAGCGCCGCAAGCTCGCCCACGAGTCGGGCCTGCACCGCGCCCGGATCACCCACCTGCTGCGCCGCTACGGCACCATGATCGACGAGGTGCTGGCGCTGATGAAGGAGCGTCCCGACCTCAAGGAGCCGCTGACCGGCGCCGACGACTACCTGCGCGCCGAGGTCGTCTACGCCGCGGCCTACGAGGGGGCGCGCCACCTCAACGACGTCCTCGCCCGGCGCACCCGCATCTCCATCGAGACCTGGGACCGCGGCATCGCGGTCGCGGAGGAGGCGGCGCACCTGATGGCCGAACCGCTGGGGTGGAGCCAGGAGCACATCGACCGCGAGGTCGCCTACTACCGCAAGCGCATCGAGGTGGAGCGCTCCGCCCAGGAGCAGGACAACGACAACGAGGCCAACGCGGTCCAGCACGGCGCCCCCGAGATCGTGCCGGCGGCCGCATCGGTCGACGGGGTCTGA
- a CDS encoding 3' terminal RNA ribose 2'-O-methyltransferase Hen1, with the protein MLLTITTTREPATDLGFLLHKHPDRIQRFTQSYGTAHVFYPEAEAARCTAALLLEVEPAELLRTRKAGAGSADFSLARYVNDRPYAASSLFAVAVGDVFRSALRGTCKARPELAAAPLPLTLSLPAVPCPGGPDRAHRLFEPLGWQVDARPAELDPGLPGWGDSRYVGLTLTGELRLADALSHLYVLLPVLDGAKHYWVGPDEIDKLLRAGERWLPGHPERTWITRRYLARQAGLVRTAVARLSELDDRSADVPDDAAVATDPGEEEPPPPGVPSPAGTEAAEHEPSQADRRAGAVLSVLEAEGVRSVLDIGCGSGKLLARLLDDPGFTAVVGADVSAATLEQARRRLRVDRLPERDRRRLDLFTASALYSDPRFRGYDAAVLMEVVEHIDPARLPVAAEVVFGRTAPRTVVVTTPNAEYNRRYEWLPEGAFRHTDHRFEWTRAEFRAWAGSVADTYGYRVRHLPVGPEDPEFGASTQMGVFTK; encoded by the coding sequence GTGCTGCTGACGATCACCACCACCCGCGAACCGGCGACCGACCTCGGCTTCCTCCTGCACAAGCACCCCGACCGCATCCAGCGGTTCACCCAGTCCTACGGCACGGCCCACGTGTTCTACCCCGAGGCCGAGGCGGCACGCTGCACCGCAGCGCTGCTGCTGGAAGTGGAACCGGCGGAGCTGCTGCGTACCCGCAAGGCGGGGGCGGGCTCCGCGGACTTCTCGCTGGCGCGCTACGTCAACGACCGCCCCTACGCTGCTTCGTCGCTGTTCGCGGTCGCGGTGGGCGACGTCTTCCGCAGCGCGCTCCGGGGAACCTGCAAGGCGCGGCCCGAGCTGGCGGCCGCGCCGCTGCCGCTGACCCTGAGCCTGCCCGCCGTCCCGTGTCCCGGCGGGCCCGATCGGGCCCACCGCCTGTTCGAGCCGCTGGGCTGGCAGGTCGACGCGCGGCCCGCGGAGCTCGACCCCGGGCTGCCCGGTTGGGGCGACTCCCGCTATGTCGGCCTCACCCTCACCGGCGAGCTCCGGCTGGCCGACGCGCTGAGCCACCTGTACGTGCTGCTGCCGGTGCTGGACGGCGCAAAGCACTACTGGGTCGGCCCGGACGAGATCGACAAGCTGCTGCGGGCAGGCGAGAGGTGGCTGCCCGGCCATCCCGAACGCACCTGGATCACCCGGCGCTACCTCGCCCGCCAGGCGGGGCTGGTGCGCACGGCCGTCGCGCGGCTGAGCGAGCTGGACGACCGTTCGGCCGACGTGCCCGACGACGCGGCGGTAGCCACCGACCCCGGCGAGGAGGAGCCGCCCCCGCCCGGGGTACCGTCCCCGGCGGGCACCGAGGCCGCCGAGCACGAACCCTCTCAGGCGGACCGCCGTGCGGGCGCGGTGCTGTCCGTCCTCGAAGCCGAGGGCGTGCGCTCGGTGCTCGACATCGGCTGCGGTTCGGGCAAGCTGCTCGCGCGGCTGCTGGACGACCCCGGCTTCACCGCCGTCGTGGGCGCCGACGTCTCCGCCGCCACCCTGGAGCAGGCCCGCCGGCGGCTGCGCGTCGACCGCCTGCCCGAGCGCGACCGGCGGCGGCTGGACCTCTTCACGGCCTCGGCGCTCTACAGCGACCCGCGCTTCCGCGGCTACGACGCCGCCGTGCTGATGGAAGTCGTCGAACACATCGACCCGGCGCGGCTGCCCGTCGCCGCCGAGGTGGTGTTCGGCCGCACCGCGCCGCGCACGGTCGTGGTCACCACGCCCAACGCCGAATACAACCGGCGCTACGAATGGCTGCCCGAGGGCGCGTTCCGACACACCGACCACCGCTTCGAGTGGACTCGCGCCGAGTTCCGCGCCTGGGCCGGCTCCGTCGCCGACACCTACGGCTACCGGGTGCGCCACCTGCCCGTCGGCCCCGAGGACCCCGAGTTCGGGGCATCCACCCAGATGGGAGTCTTCACGAAGTGA
- the groL gene encoding chaperonin GroEL (60 kDa chaperone family; promotes refolding of misfolded polypeptides especially under stressful conditions; forms two stacked rings of heptamers to form a barrel-shaped 14mer; ends can be capped by GroES; misfolded proteins enter the barrel where they are refolded when GroES binds), producing MPKILEFEDDARRALERGVDHLANSVKVTLGPRGRNVVIDKKFGAPTITNDGVTVAREIELEDPYENLGAQLVKEVATKTNDAAGDGTTTATVLAQALVREGLRSVAAGASPMSLKKGIDTAAKKVADVLVERAREVGEREDIAYVATNSAQDAQIGDMIAEAFDKVGKDGVITVEEAPTMGLDLDFTEGMQFDKGYVSPYFVTDQERQEVVLDDALILINQGKISSLNELLPLLEKAVQTKKPLLIIAEDIEGDALGALVLNKIRGALDVAAVKAPGFGERRKAMLQDIATLTGGQVIAEEVGLTLENADLDVLGSARRITVTKDDTTIVDGRGEQSEVDDRVNQIRKEIENSDSDWDREKLQERLAKLAGGVSVLRVGAATEVELKEKKHRLEDAISATRAAIEEGIVAGGGASLVHAAAELDDLGLTGDEATGVKIVRESLVEPARWIAENGGAEGYVVTYRIAELPVGQGYNASTESYGDLMEAGILDPVKVTRSAVQNAASIAGMLLTTEALVVDKPEEEDSEGGQGHGHGH from the coding sequence ATGCCCAAGATCCTGGAATTCGAGGACGACGCCCGGCGCGCCCTGGAGCGCGGCGTCGACCACCTCGCGAACTCCGTGAAGGTGACGCTGGGCCCGCGCGGCCGCAACGTCGTCATCGACAAGAAGTTCGGTGCGCCGACCATCACGAACGACGGCGTCACCGTCGCCCGTGAGATCGAGCTGGAGGACCCCTACGAGAACCTGGGCGCCCAGCTGGTCAAGGAGGTCGCCACCAAGACCAACGACGCGGCCGGCGACGGCACCACCACCGCCACCGTGCTGGCCCAGGCGCTGGTCCGCGAGGGCCTGCGCAGCGTGGCCGCCGGCGCTTCGCCGATGTCGCTGAAGAAGGGCATCGACACCGCCGCGAAGAAGGTCGCCGACGTCCTGGTCGAGCGCGCCCGCGAGGTCGGCGAGCGCGAGGACATCGCCTACGTCGCCACCAACTCCGCCCAGGACGCCCAGATCGGCGACATGATCGCCGAGGCGTTCGACAAGGTCGGCAAGGACGGTGTCATCACCGTCGAGGAGGCCCCGACCATGGGCCTCGACCTCGACTTCACCGAGGGCATGCAGTTCGACAAGGGCTACGTCTCGCCCTACTTCGTCACCGACCAGGAGCGCCAGGAGGTCGTCCTCGACGACGCCCTCATCCTGATCAACCAGGGCAAGATCTCCAGCCTCAACGAGCTGCTGCCGCTGCTGGAGAAGGCCGTCCAGACCAAGAAGCCGCTGCTGATCATCGCCGAGGACATCGAGGGCGACGCCCTCGGTGCGCTGGTCCTGAACAAGATCCGCGGCGCCCTCGACGTCGCCGCGGTCAAGGCGCCCGGATTCGGCGAGCGCCGCAAGGCCATGCTGCAGGACATCGCCACCCTGACCGGCGGCCAGGTCATCGCCGAGGAGGTCGGCCTGACCCTGGAGAACGCCGACCTGGACGTGTTGGGCAGCGCCCGCCGCATCACCGTCACCAAGGACGACACCACGATCGTCGACGGCCGCGGCGAGCAGAGCGAGGTCGACGACCGGGTCAACCAGATCCGCAAGGAGATCGAGAACAGCGACTCCGACTGGGACCGCGAGAAGCTGCAGGAGCGCCTGGCCAAGCTGGCCGGCGGCGTCTCCGTGCTGCGCGTCGGCGCGGCCACCGAGGTGGAGCTCAAGGAGAAGAAGCACCGCCTGGAGGACGCGATCTCGGCCACGCGCGCCGCGATCGAGGAGGGCATCGTCGCCGGCGGCGGCGCCTCCCTGGTCCACGCGGCCGCGGAGCTCGACGACCTGGGTCTGACCGGCGACGAGGCCACCGGCGTGAAGATCGTGCGCGAGTCCCTGGTGGAGCCGGCCCGCTGGATCGCCGAGAACGGCGGCGCCGAGGGCTACGTCGTGACCTACCGGATCGCCGAGCTGCCGGTCGGCCAGGGCTACAACGCCTCCACCGAGTCCTACGGCGACCTGATGGAGGCCGGCATCCTCGACCCGGTCAAGGTCACCCGCTCGGCGGTGCAGAACGCAGCCTCCATCGCGGGCATGCTGCTGACGACCGAGGCGCTGGTCGTCGACAAGCCCGAGGAGGAGGACTCCGAGGGCGGCCAGGGCCACGGCCACGGCCACTGA
- a CDS encoding lysozyme family protein: MSGPPVTDPEAPASSGSTPHPGRWKRGAAAAAAVVSTLGLAAAVAGIAGTFQPDRPPELPPGADRAGGSIDTVPESASPEGSEPTADERRSPAPGAAVADPSPQWLDTVSEATGVPRRALEGYARAQLVLMAEQPDCLVSWPTLAGIGKIESRHGTIHGGEIGSDGRTTERIIGIPLDGTDNTAAISDSDGGALDGDTRWDRAVGPMQFIPTTWQDWGADADSTRGADPHDIDDAALAAARYLCADSRVLTSDTGWWEAVLSYNESRSYGEDVMAAADDYATSADEAL; encoded by the coding sequence GTGAGCGGTCCCCCCGTCACCGATCCCGAGGCCCCCGCCTCATCCGGTAGTACGCCCCACCCGGGCCGCTGGAAGCGGGGCGCCGCGGCCGCGGCCGCGGTCGTTTCCACCCTCGGGCTGGCCGCGGCCGTCGCCGGGATAGCCGGGACGTTCCAGCCCGACCGGCCGCCCGAGCTGCCGCCCGGCGCCGACCGCGCCGGGGGCAGCATCGACACGGTCCCCGAATCGGCGTCGCCGGAGGGTTCGGAGCCGACAGCCGACGAGCGGCGCTCGCCCGCCCCGGGAGCGGCCGTCGCCGACCCGAGCCCGCAGTGGCTCGACACGGTGTCGGAGGCCACCGGCGTACCGCGCCGGGCGCTGGAGGGTTACGCGCGCGCCCAGCTCGTGCTGATGGCCGAGCAGCCCGACTGCCTGGTCTCGTGGCCGACGCTGGCGGGCATCGGCAAGATCGAGTCGAGGCACGGCACGATCCACGGCGGCGAGATCGGCTCCGACGGACGCACCACCGAGCGGATCATCGGCATCCCGCTCGACGGCACCGACAACACCGCCGCGATCTCCGACTCCGACGGCGGCGCCCTCGACGGCGACACCCGCTGGGACCGCGCGGTCGGCCCGATGCAGTTCATCCCCACGACGTGGCAGGACTGGGGCGCCGACGCCGACTCCACCCGCGGCGCGGACCCGCACGACATCGACGACGCGGCACTGGCCGCGGCGCGCTACCTGTGCGCCGACAGCCGGGTCCTCACCAGCGACACCGGCTGGTGGGAGGCGGTCCTCTCCTACAACGAGTCCCGCAGTTACGGCGAGGACGTGATGGCCGCCGCCGACGACTACGCCACCTCCGCCGACGAGGCGCTGTAG
- a CDS encoding sigma-70 family RNA polymerase sigma factor — translation MTDLRAAGGALASRGDAPRRANETELNDLTSLAVQGDDGAVDSLIREVRPMVLRYCRAKLSRVSGYVHYSDDVAQEVCIALIAALPRYEDKGRPFAAFVFGIAAHKVADALRRSTRADLPTDAVPDRPDEDPGPEESVVRTVETERAKALLDELPEQQRRLLVMRVIAGLSADETGHALNMSPGAVRVAQHRALARLRKVAAANRLI, via the coding sequence GTGACGGATCTACGCGCAGCGGGGGGCGCGCTCGCGAGCCGAGGCGATGCCCCGCGCAGAGCGAACGAGACGGAACTGAACGACCTGACCTCGCTGGCGGTGCAGGGGGACGACGGCGCGGTGGACTCGCTGATCCGCGAGGTCCGCCCCATGGTGCTCCGCTACTGCCGGGCCAAGCTCTCCCGGGTCTCCGGGTACGTCCACTACTCCGACGACGTCGCCCAGGAGGTCTGCATCGCCCTGATCGCGGCGCTGCCCCGCTACGAGGACAAGGGGCGGCCGTTCGCGGCCTTCGTCTTCGGAATCGCCGCGCACAAGGTCGCCGACGCGCTGCGCCGCTCCACCCGCGCCGACCTGCCGACCGACGCGGTTCCCGACCGCCCCGACGAGGACCCCGGGCCCGAGGAGTCGGTTGTGCGTACGGTCGAGACCGAGCGCGCCAAGGCCCTGCTGGACGAGCTGCCCGAACAGCAGCGCCGCCTGCTGGTGATGCGCGTCATCGCCGGGCTCTCGGCCGACGAGACCGGGCACGCGCTGAACATGTCGCCGGGTGCGGTGCGGGTGGCCCAGCACCGCGCTCTGGCCCGCCTGCGCAAGGTCGCGGCGGCCAACCGGCTCATCTGA
- the groES gene encoding co-chaperone GroES translates to MSTATKTVLKPLEDRVVVKTLEAEQTTASGLVIPDTAKEKPQEGEVLAVGPGRWDDEGDKRIPLDVNVGDVVLYSKYGGTEVKYDNEEYLVLSARDILAVVEK, encoded by the coding sequence GTGTCGACCGCCACCAAGACTGTGCTCAAGCCGCTTGAGGACCGCGTCGTCGTCAAGACGCTGGAGGCCGAGCAGACCACCGCCTCCGGCCTTGTCATTCCCGACACCGCCAAGGAGAAGCCCCAGGAGGGTGAGGTCCTCGCCGTGGGCCCCGGCCGCTGGGACGACGAGGGCGACAAGCGCATCCCGCTGGACGTGAACGTCGGCGACGTCGTCCTGTACAGCAAGTACGGCGGCACCGAGGTCAAGTACGACAACGAGGAGTACCTCGTCCTCTCCGCCCGCGACATCCTCGCGGTCGTCGAGAAGTAG